GGGTGAGCATTGCTGCGAGGTCCCCTTTCCGATGCTGGATGAAGTCGCGACGATACGCCAGCGCATTAACTTCGCCGAAATGTCCAAATGCTACTATGCGCTCGAGCGGCGCGGTCGAGACCAGATGTCTAATGTCCTCAAAGCGGCGATCGACGAAGGAAAATCCGTGCCTGCACGGGATTATCTTTCTGCCCTTGATTGGCGCGAGGTTATCAATGCCGGAGCGGATGTAATTTTTTCGCGTTGCGACGCAATCATGTGCCCAGCAGCCTTGGGCCCTGCACCATCGGGACTGGCTGATACAGGAAACTCGATCTTCAATGGTCTTTGGACGCTGGCTGGATTGCCGGCAATTACTCTGCCCTTGTTCACGGCGGAAAATGGGCTTCCCATGGGAATTCAGCTTGTTGGGCGGCAAGGCAATGACGCCCGGCTTTTGCGCACGGCAAATTGGCTGGCCAAGTACCTTGAAACTTATGGAAATGAAAGGCAATAAAATGAACATATTTATGGCTTTATTGGCGTTTGTCGTATTGGTTGTGTTTCTTGGTATTTTAGTTTTCCATGTGCCAAGAGTAGACCTTGCATCTGTGGTAGCTCTAACTGTAGCTCTCGCAGGCTGGGATCTTTATACGACCTTCAGATCGCGCAGGCGCTGAATACGTGATGATTCAAGCCGGCAAGCCTCCGCACTTCAGCTTGCCAATCGTATACCGCCAAAACAGCTAGCTGAATAAGGTGCAAGATGCAGTGTCATAAGATCGGCAATGCATATCGCCCACGCCTTGCGCTACAATTACAAGCGCTGTCATCTGAAGGATCACATGTTAAGTTCGAATGACCAGCTTACTGGCTGGAGAAGGTTCGAAGTCAGACCCATGCCCTCCGGCGCCTTGGTCTTGCCGCCATCCTTCTTCAGGCTGTCCTTCAGCGCCGACATCAGATCGACCACGTTTGTGCCCGAGGGTCTGCCGCCATCGTCGTCCCCTGCCTTGGCGCGCGGGGTCTTGCGGTTCTTGCGCTTTGCCTCGATCAGGTCACGCAGCGCCTTGTCATAATGATCCTTGAAGGCCTCGGCGTTGAACGACGACGACTTCCGCTGGATCAGCTGGGTCGCCACCTCAAGCAGATTCTTGTCGCTGGCCGCGTCCTCGATGGATGCGAACAACGGTTCGGCCTCGCCGATCTCATCCTCATAGCGCAGGGTCTCCAGCAGCAGGCCGTCGCCGCAGGGGCGGATCGCGCACAGATATTCCCGCCCCCGCATCGTCAGTTGTCCAAGTGCGGTCTTCTTCTCGGCCCGCAAGGCGTCGCGCACGACGCGATAGGCATCCTCGGCCAGATCATCGGTCGGAACGACATAGTAGGGCTTGTTGTAACACAGCGGCGGGATCTCGGACTGATCAACGAACTGGACCAGCTCTAGCGTCTTCTTGGTGTCCAGCTTGATCGCGTCGATCTCTTCAGGGTCAAGCAGCAGGTAATCGCCGTCCCCGACATCATAACCCTTCAGGATGTCGTCGGCCTTGATCGGCCCCATACCCGCTACGGTCTTTTCGTATCTGACCGGTTTCCCCGAAGGTCCGTGGATCTGCCGGAACGACACCCGCGCCCCCGACTTGGTGGCCGCATGAAGTTCGACGGGAATGGCAATAAGGGACATGCGCAGCTGACCCTTCCAGACGGCACGTGACGCCATGACAGCCTCCCTTTTTAGAGAACTCGGCAAGCACTGATCAGTTCATGTGTCCGCTGGAACATAGTGCTGATGCGGCACTTATTCCGGGTTCGATCACGGTGGAGATGGTGCCTGATCGGGGCCGCTGAAGCGAGCGTGAACGGGTGGAGTGGGCGCGCTGCGTCGCAGCGCCTCCGACCGACGCCGAACAACAGCATTCTGCGCCATGAAACAGCGATCGCACCCAATAATCGAGGCTAATGCTCGCAGCGCTTGCAACCAAGAGTGCCCCCATATCGCGGCAATCCCATATAGGTTTGGTCAACCGGCGTATCGCGACCGCGACGCCCGGTCTATCGGATCAGACGTCCACGTATTTCCGCCACGGGTGTGCCTCTTGAAATCCCAGCACGTCGCGGATCTTGCGATTGGACAGCGGGGCCTCATCCTTGCCCATCGGCCGGGTGATCGGCGTATCTGGTGCATATGTCGCCAGGAACTCCGCCGTCGGCAGGGTGGCGGTGATGGTGTCGTTCACCGCGTTGAAGACCT
Above is a window of Paracoccus liaowanqingii DNA encoding:
- the ku gene encoding non-homologous end joining protein Ku; this translates as MASRAVWKGQLRMSLIAIPVELHAATKSGARVSFRQIHGPSGKPVRYEKTVAGMGPIKADDILKGYDVGDGDYLLLDPEEIDAIKLDTKKTLELVQFVDQSEIPPLCYNKPYYVVPTDDLAEDAYRVVRDALRAEKKTALGQLTMRGREYLCAIRPCGDGLLLETLRYEDEIGEAEPLFASIEDAASDKNLLEVATQLIQRKSSSFNAEAFKDHYDKALRDLIEAKRKNRKTPRAKAGDDDGGRPSGTNVVDLMSALKDSLKKDGGKTKAPEGMGLTSNLLQPVSWSFELNM